One window of the Candidatus Palauibacter polyketidifaciens genome contains the following:
- a CDS encoding CDP-alcohol phosphatidyltransferase family protein, translating into MHRAAIGEPSETLAGALETRPRNVHLPVRGAGPSTKSKRRHPIQTHDPGFLTLSNLLSLSRIPLGLAFIVVSDPGVMAVLVATAGATDVLDGFIARVSGTRSQVGLLLDPLCDKLFVLLALSGFLAAGGLDAVSFLILILRDLYTAGCYLLARLVSIIIPFRPRWPGKIATGLQFLTLLALIFNPRYVPALVLLVGATSAWAIIDYGTHCLRRKWKSAT; encoded by the coding sequence GTGCACCGCGCCGCAATCGGCGAACCGTCGGAGACGCTCGCCGGCGCACTGGAGACCCGCCCCAGGAACGTGCATCTTCCCGTACGTGGGGCGGGTCCGTCGACCAAATCGAAGCGGAGGCATCCGATACAGACACACGATCCGGGGTTCCTGACCCTGTCGAATCTTCTGTCCCTGAGCCGCATACCGCTCGGCCTCGCCTTCATCGTGGTCTCGGACCCCGGCGTGATGGCCGTGCTCGTGGCCACGGCCGGCGCGACGGACGTCCTCGATGGGTTCATCGCCCGGGTTAGCGGGACGCGCTCCCAGGTCGGACTCCTGCTCGACCCGCTCTGCGACAAGCTCTTCGTCCTGCTCGCTCTCTCCGGCTTCCTGGCGGCGGGCGGGCTCGACGCGGTGTCGTTCCTGATCCTGATCCTCAGGGATCTCTATACCGCCGGGTGCTATCTCCTGGCCCGGCTGGTCTCCATCATCATCCCCTTCAGGCCCCGGTGGCCGGGAAAAATCGCGACCGGCCTGCAGTTTCTCACGCTGCTCGCCCTCATTTTCAACCCTCGGTATGTTCCCGCACTCGTTTTGCTCGTCGGCGCGACGTCGGCATGGGCGATCATCGATTACGGAACTCACTGCCTCCGGCGGAAGTGGAAGAGCGCGACCTGA
- the rho gene encoding transcription termination factor Rho, which produces MDIAELKSKSIGELHDMAEELDIHNFSGLRKQDLIFRIEQNLLDSDIVLRGEGVLEILPEGYGFLRSQDWNYLYGPDDIYVSPSQIKRFDMRTGDTIQGRVRPPKEGERYLALLKVETLNGVDPDKAKHRIAFDNLRPRYPEERLVLEQEDGDVSMRILDLIAPIGKGQRSLIVSPPKAGKTILLQKIANAIVENQPDAKVIVLLIDERPEEVTDMEENVPAEIISSTFDEPADRHTQVAEMVIEKAKRLVEYQHDVVVLLDSITRLARAYNTTVPHSGKILSGGVDANALHRPKRFFGAARNIEEGGSLTIIATALIETGSRMDEVIFEEFKGTGNSEVLLDRQISDKRIYPAIDLNRSSTRKEELLLNEVELNRMYLLRNFLSDMPPAEAIQFMIERLQRTETNQEFLDSMAGG; this is translated from the coding sequence ATGGACATCGCCGAACTCAAGTCGAAGTCGATCGGCGAACTTCATGACATGGCCGAAGAACTCGACATTCACAACTTCTCGGGCCTTCGAAAACAGGACCTGATCTTTCGGATCGAGCAGAATCTCCTCGATTCCGACATCGTCCTCCGGGGCGAGGGCGTCCTCGAGATTCTGCCGGAGGGTTACGGCTTTCTGAGGAGCCAGGACTGGAACTACCTGTACGGCCCGGACGACATCTACGTCTCCCCGTCGCAGATCAAGCGCTTCGACATGCGGACGGGAGACACCATCCAGGGCCGCGTGCGGCCGCCGAAGGAGGGAGAGCGCTACCTCGCCCTGCTGAAGGTGGAGACGCTGAACGGCGTGGACCCGGACAAGGCGAAGCACCGGATCGCGTTCGACAACCTGCGGCCGCGGTATCCGGAGGAACGGCTCGTCCTCGAGCAGGAAGACGGCGACGTGTCGATGCGGATTCTCGACCTCATCGCGCCGATCGGGAAGGGGCAGCGCAGCCTCATCGTCTCGCCGCCCAAGGCCGGGAAGACGATCCTGCTGCAGAAGATCGCGAACGCGATCGTGGAGAACCAGCCGGACGCGAAGGTGATCGTGCTCCTCATCGACGAGCGGCCCGAAGAGGTCACGGACATGGAGGAGAACGTTCCGGCAGAGATCATCTCATCCACCTTCGATGAACCCGCGGACCGCCACACTCAGGTGGCGGAGATGGTGATCGAGAAGGCGAAGCGGCTCGTCGAATACCAGCACGATGTCGTGGTCCTCCTCGACTCGATCACGCGCCTCGCGCGGGCCTACAACACGACGGTCCCCCACTCGGGCAAGATCCTCTCCGGCGGCGTGGATGCGAACGCGCTCCACAGGCCCAAGCGCTTCTTCGGCGCGGCCCGGAACATCGAAGAGGGCGGCAGCCTCACGATCATCGCGACGGCCCTGATCGAGACGGGCAGCCGGATGGACGAGGTCATCTTCGAGGAGTTCAAGGGCACGGGCAACAGCGAGGTTCTCCTGGACCGCCAGATCTCCGACAAGCGGATCTACCCCGCGATCGACCTCAACCGCTCGAGCACGCGCAAGGAGGAACTCCTCTTGAACGAGGTCGAACTCAACCGGATGTACCTGCTGCGGAACTTCCTCTCCGACATGCCGCCGGCCGAGGCGATTCAGTTCATGATCGAGCGGCTGCAGCGCACGGAAACGAACCAGGAGTTCCTCGACTCGATGGCCGGCGGATAG
- a CDS encoding single-stranded DNA-binding protein → MSRTVNRVILVGNAGSDPDVRETASGTAVAHLSLATNRVFRKNGETQRRTDWHRLTFWRRQAETVGEYVHKGSRLYVEGHLEYGSFERDGIAIPTVDVVVEDMVMLDPRPDDAAADSAELPQ, encoded by the coding sequence ATGTCGAGAACCGTGAACCGGGTCATTCTCGTCGGAAACGCCGGCAGCGACCCCGATGTGCGCGAGACCGCTTCCGGCACCGCCGTCGCACATCTGTCGCTCGCGACCAACCGCGTGTTTCGCAAGAACGGGGAGACCCAGCGTCGTACCGATTGGCACCGGCTCACGTTCTGGCGTCGTCAGGCCGAGACCGTCGGCGAGTATGTGCACAAGGGTTCGCGCCTCTACGTCGAGGGCCACCTCGAGTACGGGTCGTTCGAACGTGACGGAATCGCGATCCCCACCGTGGACGTGGTCGTGGAGGACATGGTGATGCTGGATCCGCGACCGGACGACGCGGCGGCCGACAGCGCCGAGCTTCCGCAGTAA
- a CDS encoding zinc ribbon domain-containing protein, which yields MPIYEYRCRECSHEFELLVRGSMTPACSSCGSAELDRLISLPRVHSDARRERSLAAAKKRDAKLGSERTRAQREYELAHND from the coding sequence ATGCCGATATACGAGTACCGGTGCCGCGAGTGCTCACACGAGTTCGAACTCCTCGTGAGGGGGTCGATGACGCCCGCGTGCTCTTCATGCGGGAGTGCGGAGCTGGACCGACTCATCTCCCTCCCGCGCGTCCACTCCGATGCCCGCAGGGAACGGTCGCTTGCCGCGGCGAAGAAACGCGACGCGAAGCTCGGGAGCGAACGGACGCGAGCGCAGCGGGAGTACGAACTGGCCCATAACGACTGA
- a CDS encoding NAD(P)/FAD-dependent oxidoreductase, producing the protein MKNETVDITIIGGGPTGLYGSFYAGMRGVSARIIDVLPELGGQLTALYPEKDVFDVAGFPRVLAKDLARELVTQGLQFDAEVCLEERVLALNPGNGGFDLRTNKGPRPTRTVVIAGGKGAFKSRTLRVPGWDEFLDRGLVTNVKDPEMFRGKRVLLVGGGDSAFDWSWALREIAGELTHIHRTNRYRAHESTVAQVEGAHERGELELRTFCTVTEIHGGDRVEAATIRHTKTKETERIEVDDVIALIGFVPNIGPIAEWGLELQKRCVVVDSRMRTNIPGVYAAGDIATYDGKLELISTGFGEAAIAVNNAVHHIDPTAKVNPGHSTDYKVFK; encoded by the coding sequence TTGAAGAACGAAACGGTCGACATAACGATCATCGGCGGCGGTCCGACCGGACTCTACGGATCGTTCTACGCCGGTATGCGCGGCGTCTCGGCCCGCATCATTGATGTCCTCCCCGAACTCGGAGGTCAGCTGACGGCGCTGTACCCCGAGAAGGATGTCTTTGACGTCGCCGGCTTCCCCCGGGTGCTCGCCAAGGATCTCGCGCGGGAACTCGTCACGCAGGGCCTGCAGTTCGACGCGGAGGTCTGCCTCGAGGAGCGCGTCCTCGCACTCAATCCGGGAAACGGCGGCTTCGATCTTCGCACGAACAAGGGGCCGCGGCCCACGCGCACCGTCGTCATTGCCGGGGGCAAGGGCGCTTTCAAGAGCCGGACGCTGCGCGTGCCGGGGTGGGATGAGTTCCTGGACCGGGGCCTCGTGACGAACGTGAAAGACCCCGAGATGTTCCGCGGGAAACGCGTTCTCCTGGTCGGCGGGGGCGACTCCGCCTTCGACTGGAGTTGGGCGCTGCGCGAGATCGCCGGTGAACTCACGCATATCCACCGCACGAACCGCTATCGGGCCCACGAGAGCACGGTCGCGCAGGTCGAGGGTGCGCATGAACGGGGCGAACTCGAACTCCGTACCTTCTGCACCGTGACGGAGATCCACGGGGGCGACCGGGTCGAGGCCGCGACGATCCGGCACACGAAGACGAAGGAAACGGAGCGAATCGAGGTGGACGACGTCATCGCGCTGATCGGCTTCGTTCCGAACATCGGGCCGATCGCCGAATGGGGGCTCGAATTGCAGAAGAGGTGCGTTGTGGTGGACTCGCGCATGCGCACGAACATCCCCGGCGTTTATGCGGCAGGGGACATCGCCACCTACGACGGGAAGCTGGAATTGATCTCGACCGGTTTCGGAGAGGCCGCGATCGCGGTGAACAACGCGGTCCACCACATCGACCCGACCGCGAAGGTGAACCCGGGCCACTCGACCGACTACAAGGTCTTCAAGTAG
- a CDS encoding MlaD family protein, with translation MIRTGLTSDAARTRARRGLILIACAIVLSAAISVIELIVRATLEGPRITALAHSAEGLGPGSAVWVAGRAVGRVLSVSFQPPEESDRDGPFESHVIIDAVIDRVAEPILRADATADVRPSDLVAPVVLSVNPGSGSAPPWNFADTLRASGPPIDPETVMALSDSLLQAVRTLEVDATEARDVLGSDQGSLARFREDPGTLAGLQGSLESLEELLQRDLRRSSLVGLATDTLVSAAARRVQGRLATWEAAPQMASAVQNLETTLDALDAVMSRLSAITERLDRGEGTAGRALMDEEVRRQLSALRTAAAGLAEDLGYNPSRWLRVRVF, from the coding sequence ATGATCCGGACGGGCCTCACTTCAGACGCCGCGCGCACCCGGGCCCGACGGGGCCTGATCCTGATTGCCTGCGCGATCGTCCTTTCGGCCGCAATCTCCGTCATCGAGCTCATCGTCCGCGCGACGCTCGAGGGCCCGCGAATCACGGCGCTCGCCCATTCGGCCGAGGGGCTCGGGCCGGGTTCCGCGGTCTGGGTGGCGGGGAGGGCGGTCGGGCGCGTCCTGTCGGTCTCTTTCCAGCCTCCCGAGGAGAGCGACCGCGATGGGCCGTTCGAGAGCCACGTCATCATCGACGCCGTCATTGACCGGGTCGCCGAGCCCATCTTGCGGGCGGATGCCACCGCGGACGTCCGGCCATCGGATCTCGTGGCGCCCGTCGTCCTCTCCGTGAACCCGGGCTCGGGCTCCGCGCCCCCCTGGAATTTTGCGGACACGCTGCGAGCTTCCGGTCCGCCGATCGATCCGGAGACGGTGATGGCGCTGTCGGATTCGCTGCTACAGGCGGTGCGCACGCTCGAAGTCGACGCCACCGAGGCGCGGGACGTGCTGGGTTCGGATCAGGGCTCGCTCGCCCGCTTTCGCGAGGATCCGGGCACGCTGGCCGGACTGCAAGGCAGTCTCGAGTCGCTGGAGGAACTGCTCCAGCGAGATCTTCGGCGCTCCTCCCTCGTCGGGCTCGCGACGGACACGCTCGTGAGTGCGGCCGCGCGACGGGTGCAGGGACGGCTCGCGACCTGGGAGGCCGCGCCCCAAATGGCGAGCGCCGTTCAGAATCTGGAAACGACGCTCGACGCGCTGGACGCGGTGATGTCGCGACTCTCGGCGATCACCGAGCGGCTGGACCGCGGCGAGGGAACGGCGGGCCGGGCGCTGATGGATGAGGAAGTCCGACGTCAACTCTCCGCCCTGCGCACGGCGGCCGCCGGACTGGCGGAAGATCTCGGCTACAACCCGTCGCGCTGGCTGCGCGTCCGCGTCTTCTAG